CTAGAGAAAATCTTGTTAACAAAGTTACTAAGACTGATTGGTCTCATGTCTGCAAAGGtcataacttcttttttcttgGGTAATAAAACCAGGTTTGTGTGCGTAACACTCTTTGGCAACCGCTGACCGCAAAAGAAAGCCTTGACCATTTGGATAACATCTTCTTCAATAATTTCCCAGCATGTTTGGTAAAAGGCTCTAGTGAAACCATCCGATCCACCAGCTGAGTCCCCATTCAACCCCATAaatgctctcttcaattcttcattgGAAGGAAAGGCCATCAATCTTTCATGCTGATCACTATCTACCATTGAAGGTACATGATTTAGAATATCGAAATCATTTGGGACTGCACTCTCAGTAAATTGATCCTTGTAGAACTTTAGTGCTTCTTCTGCTATTAAGTGATCTTCTTCAATCTAGTTACCAAGGCTATTCTGGATCCTTGATAATTTCAGTCTCTTCCTTCTCCCATTAACTTGAGCATGGAAGAATTTAGTGTTTCTATCGCCATCTTTGAACCATAACATGCCAACTTTTTGTCTCCAGAATTCTTCTTCTAATGCAAGATATTTAATCATTTCAGCTTGGACCTGTTGTAATCTTTGTCTATTCATCTGTGTAGGATTGACTTCAAATTGTCTTTCATGAACCAGGACCACCTCCTCAAGGCTTGCAATCTTCTGGAATATATCCCCATATGTAGCTCTACTCCAGGTAGATAATGCTTTCTTAAGCTTCTTTAACTTGTAGTTAAAAATGCAGAAAGGGTTAGCACTAAAATCAGCATTCCAATTCTCCTTTACTAAATCTTTGAAGGTTTCATGCTTAGTCCAAAGGTTAAGAAATCTGAATGACTTCTTAATTGGAGGAGTTTCTATATCACATTTCAGCAGCATTGGGCAATGATCAGACCCAATTTTGGACAGGTGAGTTACCTCTAATCCAAGAAAGGTTTGTTGCAAttcatgattgccaaaacatctGTCCAATCTTTTAAAAATACAGTCTTCCTCTGATcttccattccaccatgtaaatatgctTCCTTTAAATCCCAAGTCTGTCAAGTTGCAGGTATTGATGCAGTGCCTAAAGTCATCTACTTCAATGAGAGAAACTGGTAAGCCTCCAAATTTTTCTTCCTCATCCCATATCACATTAAAGTCGCCTCCAACTAACCATGATACTGTCATATCTTATGCCATTGCATACAAAGAATCCTATAGTTCAATTCTTTCAATGCGGTCACATTTGGCATAAACTAGTGTAAGGATGAGCTCAACATGTGTTTCAGTATGCGTTAATCTCAAAGTCAGCTGTTGAGTCTTGTTATACAGAATAGTAACCTCAAATATTTCATCAATAAAAGCCCAAATCTTGTTTGATACATTCACCACAGCCTGTGCCAAACCAATTCTTGCTCTATACCTCTCCATTTTGTGAGACTGTTGCATAGGCTCAAGGATTCCTATGAACTCAAAGTGATGTTTTCTATGCATTGTAATCAACCTTTCAAATTCTTGCATTGTATTTACTGACCTGACATTCCATATAATTGCATCCATTAAATGTTTTGGGGTTTGGACAGTGTTCTCCTTGTTTGTACTCCACTGGCTGGGATAGTAGATGTCTGTTTTGActgtttcttttttccttttgttgcAGATTTTACTCTATCAATAAGCCTTGGCGACAGATCACCCTGCTTGGTAACATTAAGGAAATTTTGTGTAGTGGTTTCCTCATCCATGTCTCTACCTTTAAGTTCTGCGTGGCCAACTTGGTCATGTGCTTCTATTGCTTCTTTTGATGTCACAACATCATATGCCTGATTGGTAAGTGCAACATCATTTTCCTGATTGGTAAATTCAGCATCTTTTTCTTCAAGTTCATTTGTCAACAGCTGTGTATTGTTCGATGGAACAACACTTTCTGCTACATCCTTCCCTGTGCTCAATGGTACAACACTTCTTGCATAGACTTGCACTATCTGCTCTTGGTTCTTGTCTGACTTTTTCTTTTGGTTCTTGTCTTTATTTTCAGCTTCTTTCAAGACATTACTAAAATCATTATGTAAAGTCCCTCTTGGATCTATAATATTGATGTTCCCCTCTTTTGTCTTTTCTTCTACTGCATTTGTGCATTCACTTATGGTTTGAATATTGATTGCATTGTCATTACAATTAAAACTTTGATTctcatcttccacttcatttcctccaaattctttttCACTATGCATTGTATCTGGAATCTGCCCACCTGCTAAAACTTCCTCTGTTTGGTTGATCCATAATCTCCCTCCTGCccatttatctttttcattggtcCTGAATTTCTCAAAATCTGTATCTTCAATTAAG
This genomic stretch from Nicotiana sylvestris chromosome 9, ASM39365v2, whole genome shotgun sequence harbors:
- the LOC138877403 gene encoding uncharacterized protein; this encodes MLLKCDIETPPIKKSFRFLNLWTKHETFKDLVKENWNADFSANPFCIFNYKLKKLKKALSTWSRATYGDIFQKIASLEEVVLVHERQFEVNPTQMNRQRLQQVQAEMIKYLALEEEFWRQKVGMLWFKDGDRNTKFFHAQVNGRRKRLKLSRIQNSLGN